In Longimicrobium terrae, one DNA window encodes the following:
- a CDS encoding Hsp20/alpha crystallin family protein, which yields MYPTRTNDPFDQLFTSVFNRNGNGATLMRAPETDVMETEREIRVITEMPGLKRENIEIDVENNVLTVRGEKREERTEGEQGKWHLAERRYGTFARSFVLPRDVDADGIQAHFEDGVLTVSVPKSEKARRRRIEIGGSAAQSVSEGQPA from the coding sequence ATGTATCCGACCCGTACCAACGATCCGTTCGACCAGCTGTTCACCAGTGTCTTCAACCGCAACGGCAACGGCGCCACGCTCATGCGCGCGCCCGAGACGGACGTGATGGAGACCGAGCGCGAAATCCGCGTCATCACCGAGATGCCCGGGCTCAAGCGCGAGAACATCGAGATCGACGTGGAGAACAACGTTCTGACCGTCCGTGGCGAAAAGCGTGAGGAGCGCACCGAGGGCGAGCAGGGCAAGTGGCACCTGGCCGAGCGCCGCTACGGCACCTTTGCTCGCTCGTTCGTGCTGCCGCGCGACGTGGACGCCGACGGCATTCAGGCCCACTTTGAGGACGGCGTGCTCACCGTGAGCGTGCCCAAGAGCGAAAAGGCGCGCCGCCGCCGCATCGAAATCGGTGGCAGCGCCGCGCAGTCCGTGAGCGAAGGCCAGCCCGCCTGA